GGCGACCGTCGAGGTCCCCATCATGACGTCGTTCGACGGCGGGTCCGCGACCGAGACCCTCCAGCTCTACGTCGTCCCGTCCGCGGTCATCCCCGAGCTCCCCGCGGCACCCGCCGTGGACGCCGTGGACGACGACGCGTACGGCGACGCGCTCGACCTCGCCCGCCTCTGGGAGGGCGACGAGTGCGAGCCCGACGGCACCGACTGCGGCACCGGCAGCTACGCGAAGATCGGCTGGCACGGCGACGACCTGTACGCCGTCGTCCGCGTCGTCGACGACACCGCCAGCGCCGCCGCCCCGCCGGAGCGGTGCTTCGGCCACTGGCTCGTGGACTCCGTCGAGGTGCTCCTCGACCCCCGCGGGAACTCGGTCGACACCTCGACGACGTTCAAGTCGGGCATCTTCCCGTTCACCGACGACCCGACCGGCAGCGCCGGCAACGGTGAGGACGGGCCGTGCTGGACGCGCGACGCCGACAACCACCAGGGGTTCTCCTCCGGGCCGCTGGCCGACACCGTCGAGGGTGGCCCCAACGCCCCGGGCATGGAGGTCGACGTGGACGTCGAGGTGACGCCCGAGGGCACCTACGCCGGGGGCGGGTACACCGTCGAGATGAAGATCCCGCTCGACGTCCTGCCCGCCGCCGTCGGCCCGACGAGCACGCCGCCCACGGGCGACGCGGCCACCAACGACGTCGACCCCAGCTACCTGGGGCTCAACGTCACGCCGTACGACTCGGACAACCAGGTCTTCATCGGGGAGACCCGCACCGCCTGGTCGCCCTTCGGCAGCCAGCAGTCCGAGCCCTACCGCTGGGGCCACGCCTACCTCGACGGGTACACCCCGCCGGCGGGCCGCTCGACGACCCCGGACGCGCCGCGTATCCCCGACACCGCGCTCAGCGGCGTGGAGTCGCCGCAGACCGTCCACCAGTCCGCGACGCGGGGCGTGACGATCTCCGGGCTCCAGCCCAGCCGCGCCATGACCGTCGACGACGTGACGATCGACGGCGACTCGGTCGACCTCGCCCTCAGCTCGACCGAGGCCGGGACGGCGCGTGCCTTCCTCTGGCACGGCGAGCACGGGTTCATCCCCGTGTGGGAGTCGAGCTGCCCGGGTGACACCGACGGGTTCGACGCCTGCTCGCCCGAGGACGGGACCGCGCCGCCGTGGAGCCCGGACATGGGTGGGCGGCTGCTGGGCGCGGCCACGGCGGAGATCGGCGTCGGCGACAGCGGCATGACGCTGCCGATCGACGACGCCACCCGTGAGGCGCTGCGCGAGGACGGCTCGATCCTCGTGTCGTTCTCCACGGCCGACGAGGAGGTCAACGCCTGGTACTTCCCCGTGGTCGAGGGTGAAGTCCCCACCGACCCGCCGACCGATCTGCCGACCGACCCGCCGACCCATGAGCCCACGGTCGACCCGACGACGGACGCCCCGACGGTCGCGCCGACGACGCCGGGGGCCGGTCCGACGGCGCCGGGCGGCGGTCAGCTCCCCAACACGGGTGCCCCGATGGGTGCGCTCGCGCTGGTGGCGCTCGCGGCGGCGGCGCTCGGCCTTGGGGCGCTGCGAGTGCGTCGGGCGGGGGCGGGCGGCTGACCCCGCCGACGGCGGACGCCTCCGGCCACGCGGCCTGAGGTTGCAGGTGTGAAGGGCCCCGGCAGCCGACGGCTGCCGGGGCCCTCCCGCGTGCCCCCCCGTGTGGGTACCGTGCGTCGATGGCGCTGGAGCTCTGCGTGCTGCTGTGGTCCCACGGTGACGACGACGCGCTGTCCGCGTACGAGGACCGCGTCCTGGCCCTCATGCCGCGGTACGGCGGGCGGGTGGTGAGCCGCGTGCGCCGGGTCGACGAGGGCGGCGAGGGCGGCGGGCCGGCCGAGGTGCAGGTCATCCACCTCCCCGACGACGCCGCTGTGCAGGCGTACCTCAAGGACCCGGACCGCCTGGCCCTCGCCGAGACCCACCGCCAGGTGGTGGCGCGGACCGAGGTGATCACCGTCCGTACGCTCACCGGGCACCTGCCCCCGACGGCGCCCTGACCCCGGGCGCCGCCGTCGTCCCGGTCGTCGCCACGCCGAGGAGGCCGGGGAGGGGCAGCGGGGTGCTTTGACGCAGCTGGCGCATCGCTTTCTGGTAGGCGGCCGACATCGGCACCTCGCGGCCGTGGAAGAGCCAGGTGAAGAGCGCGTCGGGGTCGAAGCCCGGCCGGCACCGGGTGCAGGACCCCGGGCGCGAGGGCTGGCGGTGGCGCGTGACGGTGTGCCCGGCCGGGCAGGTGCCCAGCCAGGGCGCCGGGGTGCGGGGCGCCTCCGGGGCGACGCAGCGCTCGCCCGTCGAGCCGATCCGCTGCGCGACTACGCGCCAGGTGTCGTCATGTCCGTGGCGGGGACCGACGAGGGCGTGGGCGATCTCGTGGAGGATCGTCTCGCGGACCTGCTCGGCGGTGTAGAGCATCGTCAGCGGCCGGCTGAGGCTGATCGTGCGCCGGGAGAACCGGCACACGCCCGCGCGCACCTTCGCGTCGTCGAAGTCGAGCAGCCAGCCGCTGAGGCCGTGCTCGGCCATGAGCGCGGCACCCAGCTGCCGTGTCTCGGAAAGGTCCATCTCGCCTCCTCTGCCCGTCCTGGTCGACGGTACGAGGCGCTGCCGACACCCCCGCGCCGACATCCACAGGCACCGGCGGGAAGCCCGGGCGCTCGGCCGGTGTTGCCACCGTCGTGCCGGCCACCTTCCCGTCCCCCGACCCGTCGGACGTCGACGTCGTCGTCATCGGCGCCGGTCAGGCGGGGCTCTCGGCGGCCTACCACCTGGCCCGGAAGGGGTTCGTGGCGCCGTGGGCGCGGGCGGGCGAGGCACCGACGTACGTCGTGCTCGACGGCGAGGCGGGGCCGGGCGGTGCGTGGCGGCACCGGTGGCGCTCGCTGCGGATGGCGACCGTCAACGGCATCCACGACCTGCCGGGCATGGCCCTGCCCGAGCCGCCGGCGTCCGCCCCGGCCAACGAGGCCCTGCCCGCCTACTTCGAGCGTTACGAACGTGAGCTCGGCCTGCCGGTCGTGCGCCCCGTGCGGGTGCGGGCGGTCCGGCGCGACGGCGGCTCAGCGCCTCTGCACGATCACGAGGCGGGGGTGGCGCACGAGGGCGGCGCGGCGCACGAGGGGGGCGTGGGTGCGGGGCGGCTGGTGGTCGAGACCGACGCCGGCACCTGGTCGGCGCGTGCGGTCGTCAACGCCACGGGCACGTGGACCAAGCCGTTCTGGCCCGTCTACCCCGGCCAGGAGACGTTCCGCGGGCGCCAGCTCCACACCGCGGACTACGGGCGCGCCGCGGACTTCGCCGGGGCGCACGTCGTGGTGGTCGGCGGAGGCATCTCCGCCGTCCAGCTCCTCGACGAGATCTCGCAGGTCGCCGCGGGGACGACCTGGGTGACCCGCCGCGAGCCGGTGTTCCGGGACGGCGCCTTCGACGCCGAGGCCGGGCGTGACGCCGTCGCCCGCGTCGAGGAGCGGGTGCGTGCCGGGCTGCCGCCGCGCAGCGTCGTCGCCGTCACCGGGCTCCTGTGGACCCCGGCCCTGCGCGCCGCGGCCGCGCGCGGCGTCCTCGTGCGGCACCCGATGTTCACCCGGATCGAGCCCGACGGCGTCCGGATGGCCGACGGGTCCTTCCGGCGCGCGGACGTCATCCTCTGGGCGACCGGCTTCCGCGCCCAGCTCGACCACCTCGCGCCGCTGCACCTGCGCAACCACGGGGGCGGGATCACCATGGACGGGACTCGGGTGGTCGCCGAGCCCCGCCTGCACCTCGTCGGGTACGGCCCCTCCTCGTCCACGATCGGCGCCAACCGGGCCGGGCGGGACGCCGTGCGGGAGATCGTCGCCGCCCTCCGCGTGCACGCGGCCGCCTGAGGTGGACCGGGTCAGCGCGCCTCGGCGAGGAGCTTGCGGATCCGCTTCTCCGACACCTTGACCGGCGTGCCCAGCTGTTGGGCGAACAGGCTCACGCGGAGCTCCTCGATGAGCCAGCGCACCTCGCTCAGACGCGCGTCACGCGCGGGGTCGGGGGCGCCGCGCTCGGCCGCGGCCGCGTCCGCGGCGTACTCCTCCTCGATCGAGCGGACCTGCCACGCGAGGGCGGCGTCCTGGTGGACGTTGTCCCGCGCGCGCAGCACCCGGCGGGTCGCGGCGCGCAGGTACCGGGGCAGGTGGACGAGGCGGTCGGGCGGGGTCGCGGAGATGAAGCCCGGGTAGACGAGCCGGGCCGCCTGGTTGCGGACGTCGGTGAGGGTGTCGAGCAACGAGATCGACGTCGACTCCTTGATCGTCACCTCGAGGTCGCGGTAGGCCTCCAGCGCCGCGACCACCTGCCCGGCCACCTGGTGCACCCGCTCCTCGAGGTCCGCGCGGACGGCGGCGACGAGGGCGCGGTAGGCCGCGGCGTCGCGCACGAGGTCGCCCCCGTGGTCCGCGGTCCAGGCGTCGACGAGGGCGCCGACGGCGGCGAGCTGGATGTCGGCGACGAGCGCGGGGGTGCTGGCGTAGGGGCTGGTCGCCAGCGCGAGCGCCTCGCGCCCCGTCCACCGGGTGGTCACCCGCTGGTTCCCCAGGGCCGTCTCGCCGAGCACGAGCCGGCGCAGGCCGATGCGGTGCGCCCGGGCCTGCTCGCCGGCCCCGGCGAGGATGCGCAGGTCGACCCGCGGCGGGGGCCCGGCCACCTCGACGAGCGCCGGGTACCCGCGCACGAGGAGCCCGTGGGGACCGACGGACTCCACCTGGCGGGGCAGGACGCCGTCGGGGAGCTCCGGCCAGGTCTTCAGGTTCTCCTGCTCGGCGAGCAGCGGGCCGGTCGGGCGTGCCGGGGCGGGCGCGGCACTTCCGTCGGGGGCGGGGCCGGCGGCCGGGGGGCCGGGGACGACGGGGCGTCCCAGCCGCCCCTGCGCCTCCTCCATGGCCTGGGCCACGGCGCCCCGGACGACGGAGCGGACCGCGTCCGCGCTCTCGCGGGCCAGGCGGCGCTGGAGGACGGCGAGGCTCTTGCTCTCCCCGAGCACGTCCCCGTTCTCGGAGACCACGCGGAAGGTCATCCGCAGGTGCGCGGGCAGGCGCTCGACGTCCCAGTCCTCGTCGGTGACGATGACGTCGCGCAGGCGCCGGACGGCGTCGGCGAACGCCTCGGCGAAGGAGGGCGCACCGGGGGGCGCGGGGGCGACCTCGTGCCAGTCCGGCAGGAGGGCGAGCACCTCGCGGGCGACGTCGGGGGCGGGGACGAGCTGGACCCGCACCCGCTTGGGCAGCGCCCGGATGGACGCCGTCGTGAGCTCGGCGAGGAGCCCGGGGACCATCCAGTCGAAGCCGTCCGGCCGGAGCCGCGCGAGCACGCTGATCGGGACGTGGACGGTGACGCCGTCGGCCTGCGTGCCGGGCTCGAACTGGTAGGTGAGGGGGAGGGTGAGGTCCCCCTGGCGCCAGGTGTCCGGGAAGTCGGCGCCGGAGACGGTGCCCGCCTCGGGGACGAGGAGCTCGCGGGTGAAGGTGAGCAGGTCGGGCGTCTCGCGGCGGGCCTTCTTCCACCAGGAGTCGAAGTGCCGGGCGCTCACCACGGAGTCGGGGATGCGCTCGTCGTAGAAGTCGAACAGCGCATCGGGACCGACCACCAGGTCGCGGCGGCGGGTGCGGTTCTCCAGCTCGGCCGCCTCCGCGAGGAGCGCGCGGTTGCGGGCGAAGAACTCGTGGTGGGTGCGCCACTCGCCCTCGACGAGCGCGTGGCGCAGGAAGAGCTCGCGCGCGAGGGCGCGGGCCTCGTCGGTGCCGACACGGGCGAGGA
The sequence above is a segment of the Georgenia faecalis genome. Coding sequences within it:
- a CDS encoding SprT-like domain-containing protein; this translates as MDLSETRQLGAALMAEHGLSGWLLDFDDAKVRAGVCRFSRRTISLSRPLTMLYTAEQVRETILHEIAHALVGPRHGHDDTWRVVAQRIGSTGERCVAPEAPRTPAPWLGTCPAGHTVTRHRQPSRPGSCTRCRPGFDPDALFTWLFHGREVPMSAAYQKAMRQLRQSTPLPLPGLLGVATTGTTAAPGVRAPSGAGAR
- a CDS encoding FAD-dependent oxidoreductase — protein: MPATFPSPDPSDVDVVVIGAGQAGLSAAYHLARKGFVAPWARAGEAPTYVVLDGEAGPGGAWRHRWRSLRMATVNGIHDLPGMALPEPPASAPANEALPAYFERYERELGLPVVRPVRVRAVRRDGGSAPLHDHEAGVAHEGGAAHEGGVGAGRLVVETDAGTWSARAVVNATGTWTKPFWPVYPGQETFRGRQLHTADYGRAADFAGAHVVVVGGGISAVQLLDEISQVAAGTTWVTRREPVFRDGAFDAEAGRDAVARVEERVRAGLPPRSVVAVTGLLWTPALRAAAARGVLVRHPMFTRIEPDGVRMADGSFRRADVILWATGFRAQLDHLAPLHLRNHGGGITMDGTRVVAEPRLHLVGYGPSSSTIGANRAGRDAVREIVAALRVHAAA
- a CDS encoding DUF1330 domain-containing protein, whose amino-acid sequence is MALELCVLLWSHGDDDALSAYEDRVLALMPRYGGRVVSRVRRVDEGGEGGGPAEVQVIHLPDDAAVQAYLKDPDRLALAETHRQVVARTEVITVRTLTGHLPPTAP